The following are from one region of the Lacinutrix sp. Bg11-31 genome:
- a CDS encoding TlpA disulfide reductase family protein codes for MKTFFLKQKPQLLLFVIVVFCFCVSCNKTKTDIVATTASNSTTINDSIPVYNFDQLEPLLYTDSNKTYIVNFWAMWCAPCVKELPYIQEYQKKHPDTEVILVSLDFTKDIETKLKPFLKEKNITSKVVLLDDPASNIWIDKIDPNWSGAIPFTVIFNNKKRAFYERSFENVEDLENEINKTIHK; via the coding sequence GTGAAGACATTCTTTTTAAAACAAAAGCCACAACTACTATTATTTGTAATAGTAGTATTCTGTTTTTGTGTAAGCTGCAACAAGACTAAAACAGATATTGTTGCTACAACAGCAAGTAATAGCACAACTATTAACGACAGTATTCCTGTTTACAATTTTGATCAACTAGAACCTCTATTATATACAGATAGTAACAAAACATATATTGTTAATTTTTGGGCAATGTGGTGTGCTCCTTGTGTTAAAGAGTTACCGTATATACAAGAATATCAAAAAAAGCATCCCGATACAGAAGTAATATTAGTGAGTCTAGACTTTACAAAAGATATAGAAACTAAGCTGAAACCATTTTTAAAAGAAAAAAACATTACTTCTAAAGTTGTGTTGTTAGACGACCCTGCATCTAACATTTGGATAGATAAAATAGATCCAAATTGGTCTGGAGCAATACCGTTTACAGTTATTTTTAATAATAAAAAACGAGCTTTTTACGAGCGGTCGTTTGAAAATGTAGAAGACTTAGAAAACGAAATAAATAAAACAATACATAAATAA
- a CDS encoding thioredoxin family protein: protein MKRISVVFTMVAMLAIVLVSCKNKENHKHDTALEHKEHEHGPDSEHHPKDGKGKHHDGDRKGPPHGGDRKGPPKGGSPEQTKTIEEIGGYNIGDVATDFNLKNIDGSMVSLAGVENAKGYIVTFTCNECPFSKLYEDRLIALHNTYAPQGYSVIAINPNSPENEKEGYAAMQTRAKDKAFPFAYLVDEGQKIYPQYGAVRTPQVFLLDKELKVQYIGAIDDNSKSPEDVKVKYVEEAIKALQAGKKPSPNLTKAIGCPVKASRG, encoded by the coding sequence ATGAAAAGAATAAGTGTAGTATTTACTATGGTTGCCATGTTAGCAATTGTACTGGTATCATGTAAAAATAAAGAAAACCATAAACATGATACAGCTTTAGAGCATAAGGAACATGAACATGGTCCAGATAGTGAACACCATCCAAAAGATGGAAAAGGAAAACATCATGATGGAGACCGAAAAGGTCCACCACATGGAGGAGATAGAAAAGGACCACCAAAAGGAGGAAGTCCAGAGCAAACAAAAACAATAGAGGAAATTGGAGGTTATAATATTGGAGATGTAGCAACCGATTTTAATCTTAAAAATATAGATGGTTCTATGGTGTCTCTTGCAGGTGTTGAGAATGCTAAAGGCTATATTGTAACTTTTACTTGTAATGAGTGTCCTTTTTCAAAATTATACGAAGACCGTTTAATCGCGTTGCATAACACATATGCTCCACAAGGATATTCTGTAATTGCAATAAACCCAAATAGTCCGGAAAATGAAAAAGAAGGTTATGCAGCAATGCAAACTCGTGCTAAAGACAAAGCGTTTCCGTTTGCGTATTTAGTAGACGAAGGACAAAAAATATATCCGCAATATGGAGCTGTTAGAACTCCACAAGTATTTCTATTAGACAAAGAGCTTAAAGTACAATACATTGGAGCTATTGATGATAATTCTAAATCTCCAGAAGATGTAAAAGTGAAGTACGTTGAAGAAGCGATTAAAGCATTACAAGCTGGCAAGAAACCAAGTCCAAACTTAACAAAAGCCATTGGATGTCCAGTAAAAGCAAGCAGAGGATAA